From the genome of Phycisphaerae bacterium:
AATTTCTTTGACATCACCCTGGAAAAAAACGATGGTACAAAAACTGTAGTACAGGCAAAAAAGATTTTGGTAGCAACGGGCAGAACTCCTAACACATGAAATATAGGCCTGGAGAATGCAGGCATTTCTTGTGATCGTGGTTTTATCCCAGTAGGGGATTATTACCAGACCAAAGTTCCTGGAATCTACGCAGCAGGAGAC
Proteins encoded in this window:
- a CDS encoding FAD-dependent oxidoreductase: MGLENAGISCDRGFIPVGDYYQTKVPGIYAAGD